From one Streptomyces sp. SCSIO 30461 genomic stretch:
- a CDS encoding sigma-70 family RNA polymerase sigma factor: MRKDAAVADDRSRQARHRAATTRASSSVPDEELMRALYQEHAGPLLAYVLRLVAGDRQRAEDVVQETLIRAWKNAGQLNRATGSVRPWLVTVARRIVIDGHRSRQARPQEVDPSPLEVMPAEDEIDKALWLMTLSDALDDLTPAHREVLVETYFKGRTVNEAAETLGIPSGTVRSRVFYALRSMKLALEERGVTA; this comes from the coding sequence GTGCGCAAGGATGCCGCCGTGGCCGATGACCGTTCCAGGCAGGCCCGGCATCGAGCTGCGACAACGCGCGCCAGTTCCTCCGTCCCCGACGAGGAGCTGATGCGCGCGCTGTATCAGGAGCATGCCGGACCCCTCCTCGCCTATGTACTCCGTCTCGTCGCAGGCGACCGCCAGCGCGCCGAGGATGTGGTGCAGGAGACGCTCATTCGTGCCTGGAAAAACGCCGGACAGCTCAATAGGGCGACCGGCTCTGTCCGACCCTGGCTGGTGACGGTCGCACGCCGCATCGTCATCGACGGTCACCGCAGCCGGCAGGCCCGGCCGCAGGAGGTCGACCCGTCGCCGCTGGAGGTCATGCCTGCGGAGGACGAGATCGACAAGGCGTTGTGGCTGATGACGCTCTCGGATGCGCTTGATGATTTGACCCCGGCGCACAGGGAAGTACTCGTCGAGACGTACTTCAAGGGGCGTACGGTCAACGAAGCGGCCGAGACGCTTGGCATACCGAGCGGGACCGTCCGGTCCCGTGTCTTCTATGCGTTGCGTTCCATGAAGCTCGCTCTGGAGGAGAGGGGGGTCACGGCATGA
- a CDS encoding CGNR zinc finger domain-containing protein: MATEAGGWDARFEAGRVCLDLVAVAPGGAGALGRWLGEAGLLPAGTPLEAVTVRWVPAFVELRDCVARLVHAHIDGRSDDTALARLNAFAAAAAPPAVRAVRDADGALVRAPLSRPECAGLLAAVARDAVELLTDPVARAALRRCEGDGCRRVYVDTSRGRRRRWCSSEVCGNRERVARHRRRAATARA; the protein is encoded by the coding sequence ATGGCCACGGAGGCAGGCGGGTGGGACGCGCGGTTCGAGGCCGGGCGGGTCTGCCTGGATCTGGTGGCAGTGGCGCCTGGTGGGGCGGGAGCGCTCGGGCGGTGGCTTGGGGAAGCCGGGCTGCTGCCCGCGGGGACGCCGCTGGAGGCGGTGACCGTGCGCTGGGTTCCGGCGTTCGTCGAACTGCGCGACTGTGTGGCGCGCCTGGTGCACGCTCATATCGACGGGCGGTCCGACGACACCGCACTCGCCAGGCTCAACGCCTTCGCCGCCGCGGCGGCTCCGCCTGCCGTCAGGGCCGTACGAGACGCCGACGGGGCTCTCGTAAGGGCGCCGCTCAGCCGGCCCGAATGCGCCGGGCTGCTCGCCGCCGTGGCCCGCGACGCTGTGGAATTGCTCACTGATCCGGTGGCTCGTGCGGCGCTGCGGCGTTGCGAAGGCGACGGGTGCCGACGGGTCTATGTGGACACATCGCGCGGGCGCCGGAGGCGCTGGTGTTCGAGTGAGGTGTGCGGCAATCGGGAGCGGGTGGCGCGGCATCGGCGCAGGGCGGCCACCGCACGGGCCTGA
- a CDS encoding uroporphyrinogen-III synthase, whose translation MYDEQRDAPAVGPLAGFTVGVTAARRAEELGVLLQRRGAVVQHAPALRIVPLADDGELLAATKELIAHAPDVVVATTAIGFRGWVAAADGWGCGEELLGCLRGVELLARGPKVKGAIRAAGLTEEWSPSSESMAEVLDRLLTEGVEGRRIALQLHGEPLPGFVEALRAGGAEVVVVPVYRWMPPEDLAPLDRLLDTTVARQVDALAFTSAPAAASLLSRADERGLLPELLDAFRHDVLPACVGPVTALPLQASGLDTVQPERFRLGPLVQLLCLELPARARTLPVAGRRIEIRGHAVLVDAELRPVPPAGMALINALARRPGWVVSRADLLRALPGAGRDEHAVETAMARLRTALGAPQLIQTVVKRGYRLALDPASDEKYADV comes from the coding sequence ATGTACGACGAACAGCGCGATGCCCCCGCGGTGGGTCCCCTGGCCGGATTCACCGTGGGGGTCACCGCGGCCCGGCGCGCCGAGGAACTCGGCGTGCTGCTCCAGCGCCGCGGCGCCGTGGTGCAGCACGCACCCGCCCTGCGGATCGTGCCGCTCGCCGACGACGGTGAACTGCTCGCCGCGACCAAGGAACTCATCGCCCACGCACCGGACGTGGTCGTCGCCACCACCGCGATCGGCTTCCGGGGCTGGGTGGCGGCGGCCGACGGCTGGGGCTGCGGTGAGGAACTGCTCGGCTGTCTGCGCGGCGTGGAACTCCTGGCGCGCGGACCCAAGGTGAAGGGCGCGATCCGAGCGGCCGGTCTGACCGAGGAGTGGTCGCCGTCGTCCGAGTCGATGGCCGAGGTACTGGACCGGCTGCTTACCGAGGGCGTCGAGGGACGGCGGATCGCCCTCCAACTGCACGGTGAGCCACTTCCGGGCTTCGTGGAGGCGCTGCGGGCCGGGGGAGCGGAGGTCGTCGTCGTCCCCGTCTACCGCTGGATGCCGCCGGAGGACCTCGCCCCGCTCGACCGGCTGCTGGACACCACCGTGGCCCGCCAGGTCGACGCCCTGGCCTTCACCAGCGCACCGGCCGCCGCCTCGCTGCTCTCCCGCGCCGATGAGCGCGGTCTGCTCCCGGAACTGCTCGACGCCTTCCGCCACGATGTGCTCCCGGCCTGCGTGGGCCCGGTGACCGCGCTGCCGCTCCAGGCCAGCGGCCTGGACACGGTCCAGCCCGAACGCTTCCGCCTCGGTCCACTGGTTCAGCTCCTCTGCCTCGAACTCCCCGCCCGCGCCCGCACCCTGCCGGTCGCGGGCCGACGCATCGAGATCCGCGGCCACGCGGTGCTGGTGGACGCCGAGCTGCGTCCCGTACCGCCGGCCGGCATGGCCCTCATCAACGCCTTGGCGCGCCGCCCCGGTTGGGTGGTCTCCCGCGCCGACCTGCTGCGCGCACTGCCCGGCGCGGGGCGGGACGAGCACGCCGTGGAGACGGCGATGGCCCGGCTGCGCACGGCACTTGGCGCGCCCCAGCTCATCCAGACCGTGGTGAAGCGGGGGTACCGGCTGGCGCTGGACCCGGCGTCGGACGAGAAGTACGCGGACGTTTGA
- a CDS encoding nitrate/nitrite transporter — translation MARGSSGGRWIQQWDPEDEVFWAERGERIARRNLVFSVLSEHIGFSIWTLWSVMVLFMGPEYGVDPAGKFFLIATATMVGAVIRVPYTFAVARFGGRNWTVISALLLLLPTGAAYAVMEPGTSYGTFLAVAALTGVGGGNFASSMTNINAFFPLRKKGWALGLNAGGGNIGVPVVQLVGLLVIGTAGAAHPRLVLGVYLPLIVLAALCAALCMDNLAPVKNDTGAAKEAVRDPHTWIMSLLYIGTFGSFIGYSFAFGLVLQTQFGRTPLQAASLTFVGPLLGSLIRPVGGSLADRFGGARITLWTFAAMAAATGIVVYASVSESLPVFLVGFIALFVLSGLGNGSTYKMIPGIFKAKALAKGMAGEVAEAYGRRLSGAAMGLIGAVGALGGLAINLAFRQSFLTAGTGTGAFVAFLLCYAVCFTVTWAVYLRRPVAAPVTSAKANAQLSYVEV, via the coding sequence ATGGCCCGTGGCAGCAGCGGCGGCAGGTGGATCCAGCAGTGGGACCCGGAGGACGAGGTCTTCTGGGCGGAGCGGGGCGAGCGCATCGCCCGGCGCAATCTGGTCTTCTCCGTGCTCTCCGAGCACATCGGGTTCTCCATCTGGACCCTCTGGTCGGTGATGGTCCTGTTCATGGGGCCCGAGTACGGGGTCGACCCGGCAGGGAAGTTCTTCCTGATAGCGACCGCGACCATGGTCGGCGCGGTGATCCGGGTGCCGTACACCTTCGCCGTCGCCCGGTTCGGCGGGCGCAACTGGACGGTGATCAGCGCGCTGCTGCTGCTGTTGCCGACCGGTGCCGCCTACGCGGTGATGGAGCCCGGGACCTCGTATGGGACGTTCCTGGCCGTCGCGGCCCTCACCGGGGTCGGCGGCGGGAACTTCGCCTCCTCCATGACCAACATCAACGCCTTCTTCCCGCTGAGGAAGAAGGGCTGGGCGCTCGGACTGAACGCGGGCGGCGGGAACATCGGTGTACCCGTGGTGCAACTCGTCGGACTGCTGGTGATCGGGACCGCCGGGGCCGCCCATCCGCGGCTGGTGCTCGGGGTCTATCTGCCGCTGATCGTGCTGGCCGCGCTCTGCGCCGCGCTCTGCATGGACAATCTCGCTCCCGTGAAGAACGACACCGGGGCGGCGAAGGAAGCCGTCCGGGATCCGCACACCTGGATCATGTCCTTGCTCTACATCGGCACCTTCGGATCTTTCATCGGCTACAGCTTCGCCTTCGGCCTGGTGCTCCAGACCCAGTTCGGCCGTACGCCCCTCCAGGCCGCGTCTCTGACCTTCGTCGGGCCCCTGCTGGGCTCGCTCATCAGGCCGGTGGGCGGTTCGCTCGCGGACCGCTTCGGCGGGGCGAGGATCACGCTGTGGACGTTCGCCGCGATGGCTGCCGCCACCGGGATCGTCGTCTACGCATCCGTGTCCGAGTCGCTGCCGGTCTTCCTGGTGGGCTTCATCGCCCTGTTCGTGCTCAGCGGGCTCGGCAACGGCTCCACCTACAAGATGATCCCCGGCATCTTCAAGGCCAAGGCGCTGGCCAAGGGCATGGCGGGCGAGGTCGCCGAAGCCTACGGGCGCAGGCTGTCCGGCGCGGCGATGGGGCTGATCGGAGCGGTCGGCGCCCTCGGGGGGCTGGCGATCAACCTCGCCTTCCGGCAGTCGTTCCTGACCGCCGGCACCGGAACCGGCGCGTTCGTCGCCTTCCTGCTCTGCTACGCCGTGTGCTTCACCGTCACCTGGGCGGTATACCTTCGGCGGCCCGTCGCCGCTCCGGTGACGAGCGCCAAGGCCAACGCCCAGCTCAGTTACGTCGAGGTGTGA